The Spodoptera frugiperda isolate SF20-4 chromosome 9, AGI-APGP_CSIRO_Sfru_2.0, whole genome shotgun sequence genome contains a region encoding:
- the LOC118270924 gene encoding pre-mRNA cleavage complex 2 protein Pcf11 isoform X2: MSKEVAEEYASSLADLTVNSKPLINMLTILAEENIDHAGVIVETVEKHLEKVHPDIKLPVLYLVDSIIKNVGGAYTQKFSQSIVNMFTRTFKQVDEKIRSQMFKLRETWHDVFPATKLYQLDVKVNLIDPAWPIQAQPQQSNIHVNPNFLKKTTATTSTTVTPAAVVPAEEDEKMRNILAKKEQELLMLQRKKVEMELEQMRRQVELAEKTVTKKVPGTGPTNVNAVNMAAPTPAPAAALLPEGTTNISAKQRLGPPVPKSTGRIAPVSASLASARRDPRLARLQQAAGAMSAAPSPPVAVVAPAAAPLAPIAPNVFDIKPLERVTKRKNVITIDVRQDAEPARPATRDPRRRDPRLEKRDPRRTRPREERERRREELRRAESERNHTDTKPEAERNPMPAYVDKLPDPKKISKMPPIPKITRPEVKRDSEAVPAKRKRDNVRTERRRRREELAQKEGERAKAAAAAPAGPASAVSPAADKKRASPELVAFKELRNYHKEHYMRRNRDKSASPEHAESGAEGAVSSEPPSVPEIISETKDVDLRVLPAVVTEAKAASVGQKRSSTETAEVKAKKTKIDKFDVLFGNEDVDLRQLPQVDEVNAPPPPSITGSPKSDNKVDDDVPMVSPPKGSPKRDWNEIKKREKTPSKLDLVRAKFAEVTKGKDRLGRPLLFSKSPSIERERRRTLSSEDTDLREDDEQGFVENKKSISIIMSQAKEHFTDGQLDKNQYNTLMYQILQLNEKLKLKEAKQRESLEISKRKLKATIEENHKVPSPKSSPNERNRFGDIDERITPSVFLDTPPDSQGMLGQDSDMRLGAEALDMKTKGLLPIPPMMPMFGPYQQQMPWRGPRPRAGEEFGPRRFRGPMPPYFRAGKFDKRAGRPPFDPRMAMPPLPTPKIGMCQGECPLTPYERSESPPPLGAPGFAIPPTDFKVIEYIDQDPFKTIQIDGIPREIRFYGNTAVIMLDWDDPREIKFLPGCRRVTFDNKDSVVLTFNEGYKQVEFDDQVFDIKFGAPTRELYINGRWYECFFGGQPLGVIIDGKPRLVHLEGPMPQVDIGKAKRTDLVAGKINLIVNATQMHPVYLDAKVQKILVNGQYLTVRFVDSLRTVLINEQPFKVEFGGLPKPIVVGSEKYFVRFSALPRNIKPGHVQIANMEGIGLPLVPPVKKVDDLKKESENPMEVDQQQPIARPVKTPSPELNPESLGLDMLASVMPSSTVPASGSEYSVAEPLFSKTDKIPGLETPMEEKPAPVLPLIGNINVNDLFAKLVATGIVQVPITTQPEPQDEAKSKPEEVKNKTKEDKNIIHKVDFMKSETFRVKQPGLVAKLYGGMQCSGCGARFPPEHTVRYSQHLDWHFRQNRRDRDSARRAHSRHWHYDLSDWVQYEEVEDLEEREKSWFETGGNPAVSGEGAVEPPAPAPLATPSAAASAPASHCCALCGDMFQQFYNEDKEEWHLRNAIKHNDDYYHPLCFEDYKTSLTKAEEPKVKESSDDVATEEKTEEEAIEIKDVDETAEQSDNESVVEVVEDPRDLDPVEIDEEEDDEDDVVFKAEPVVQVVVEDDVDTDDELTAERAERDRLAEIDFTKIKVKQEPIDPDDEPILTAEEETIQARIDHTHPTVESSIDGNLQLDAASIPTASIPIGGIRINISKSLPSFVNNQNQEDKMLEDVSADDEPLPPGEEPELEYTLKPALEGVQFSRQPPVNKGNELSGLCSIM, encoded by the exons ATGTCCAAGGAAGTAGCGGAAGAGTATGCTTCCAGTTTAGCGGACCTAACCGTCAACAGCAAGCCGCTGATAAATATGTTGACTATTCTCGCAGAAGAGAACATCGACCACGCCGGGGTTATCGTTGAAACGGTGGAGAAGCATTTAGAGAAG GTACACCCAGACATCAAGCTGCCAGTACTGTATTTAGTTGATTCAATTATCAAGAATGTCGGTGGAGCCTACACACAGAAGTTTTCTCAAAGCATTGTCAATATGTTTACCAGGACTTTCAAACAG GTGGATGAAAAAATCAGGTCTCAGATGTTTAAGCTACGTGAGACTTGGCACGATGTCTTTCCTGCTACCAAGCTGTATCAGCTGGATGTCAAAGTGAACTTGATCGACCCAGCATGGCCCATACAAGCGCAGCCGCAGCAGTCAAACATCCATGTAAATCCAAATTTTCTGAAAAAG ACTACTGCTACCACCAGCACTACAGTCACTCCAGCCGCAGTCGTCCCTGCTGAAGAGGACGAGAAGATGAGGAATATCCTCGCCAAGAAAGAACAGGAGCTCCTCATGCTGCAGAGGAAGAAAGTAGAAATGGAACTGGAACAGATGCGGCGGCAGGTCGAGCTTGCCGAGAAAACTGTTACTAAAAAG GTGCCGGGCACAGGCCCCACGAATGTAAACGCTGTCAATATGGCCGCGCCCACTCCTGCGCCTGCGGCCGCCTTGTTGCCTGAAGGGACAACCAATATATCCGCCAAACAGCGGCTCGGACCG CCGGTACCTAAGAGCACGGGCCGCATCGCCCCAGTGAGCGCGTCCCTAGCGAGCGCCCGGCGCGACCCCCGGCTGGCGCGCCTGCAGCAGGCCGCCGGCGCTATGTCGGCCGCGCCGTCGCCGCCCGTCGCCGTCGtggcgcccgccgccgcgccgctcgcgcccatcgcgcccaaCGTCTTCGACATCAAGCCTCTGGAGCGCGTCACTAAACGGAAGAATGTCATAACCATTGACGTGCGGCAGGACGCGGAGCCCGCCCGGCCCGCCACCAGGGACCCGCGCCGCCGCGACCCGCGTCTCGAGAAGCGCGACCCGCGCCGTACTCGTCCGCGTGAGGAACGGGAACGGAGGCGCGAAGAACTGCGGCGAGCAGAGTCAGAACGCAACCATACCGACACTAAACCTGAGGCGGAGCGTAATCCGATGCCCGCTTATGTCGATAAGTTGCCAGACCCAAAGAAAATTAGTAAAATGCCGCCCATACCCAAAATTACCCGGCCAGAAGTCAAGCGAGACAGCGAAGCCGTGCCCGCCAAACGGAAGCGAGACAATGTGCGCACGGAGCGTCGGCGGCGGCGCGAGGAGCTGGCGCAGAAGGAAGGCGAGCGCGCCAAGGCCGcggccgccgcgcccgccgggCCAGCGTCAGCGGTGTCGCCTGCTGCGGACAAGAAGCGAGCGTCGCCGGAGCTGGTGGCGTTCAAGGAGTTGCGCAACTACCACAAGGAGCACTATATGCGCCGCAACCGCGACAAGTCGGCCAGTCCGGAGCACGCCGAGTCGGGCGCGGAAGGCGCCGTGAGCTCCGAGCCCCCAA GTGTTCCAGAAATCATATCGGAGACTAAGGATGTAGATCTTCGAGTTTTACCCGCAGTGGTAACTGAGGCTAAAGCCGCTTCCGTGGGACAGAAGCGATCTTCCACAGAGACTGCGGAAGTTAAAGCTAAGAAAACTAAGATTGACAAGTTTGATGT GTTGTTTGGCAATGAAGACGTCGACTTACGCCAACTGCCCCAGGTAGATGAGGTGAATGCCCCGCCGCCACCGTCCATCACTGGCTCGCCGAAGTCCGACAACAAGGTTGATGACGATGTACCAATGGTGTCACCACCCAAAGGTTCACCGAAAAGGGATTGGAATGAGATCAAGAAGAGAGAGAAAACTCCTTCAAAGCTCGACCTCGTCAGAGCCAAGTTTGCAGAAGTAACGAAGGGCAAAGATAGACTCGGCCGTCCTCTACTGTTCAGCAAATCGCCAA gTATCGAAAGAGAAAGGCGACGTACTTTGTCAAGCGAGGATACCGATCTACGAGAAGATGATGAGCAAGGTTTCGTCGAAAACAAAAAATCGATTTCAATTATAATGTCTCAAGCAAAGGAACACTTCACAGATGGACAATTAGACAAGAACCAATACAACACGTTAATGTACCAAATCCTTCAACTTAATGAGAAACTCAAGTTGAAGGAGGCTAAACAGAGAGAATCTTTAGAAATTTCTAAAAGGAAGCTAAAAGCTACAATAGAAGAAAACCACAAAGTACCAAGCCCGAAATCTTCACCCAATGAACGAAACAGGTTCGGAGATATCGATGAGAGAATCACGCCGTCTGTATTCCTAGACACGCCGCCCGATAGCCAGGGCATGTTGGGACAGGACTCCGATATGCGACTCGGTGCTGAAGCCCTTGATATGAAGACAAAGGGTTTGCTCCCCATCCCGCCCATGATGCCAATGTTCGGCCCTTACCAGCAACAGATGCCGTGGCGAGGACCGAGACCACGGGCAGGTGAAGAATTCGGTCCTAGACGGTTCCGAGGTCCAATGCCACCATACTTCCGAGCAGGCAAGTTTGATAAGAGGGCTGGTAGACCACCTTTTGACCCTCGTATGGCGATGCCTCCGCTACCTACACCCAAAATTGGTATGTGTCAAGGAGAGTGTCCTCTAACACCATACGAACGAAGCGAATCTCCACCTCCATTAGGAGCTCCAGGCTTTGCTATCCCACCTACAGATTTTAAGGTGATTGAGTACATAGACCAAGATCCATTCAAAACGATTCAAATAGATGGGATTCCTAGAGAAATCAGGTTTTACGGAAACACCGCCGTAATTATGCTGGATTGGGATGATCCAAGGGAAATCAAGTTCCTACCTGGATGTAGACGAGTAACGTTTGACAACAAAGACTCAGTAGTTCTAACTTTCAATGAAGGCTACAAGCAAGTCGAGTTTGATGATCAAGTATTTGACATTAAATTTGGTGCACCGACTCGTGAGCTGTATATAAACGGCAGGTGGTACGAATGTTTCTTCGGTGGACAGCCATTAGGCGTAATTATTGACGGTAAACCAAGATTGGTTCATTTGGAAGGGCCTATGCCTCAAGTGGACATCGGCAAAGCTAAACGCACCGACTTGGTAGCTGGTAAAATCAACCTCATAGTGAATGCCACACAAATGCACCCAGTGTACTTGGATGCTAAGGTACAAAAGATTTTGGTCAATGGACAGTACCTGACGGTGCGCTTCGTAGATTCATTGCGCACGGTTTTAATCAATGAACAGCCTTTTAAAGTAGAGTTTGGAGGTCTTCCCAAGCCCATTGTTGTCGGCAGCgagaaatattttgtaaggTTCTCCGCTCTGCCGAGGAATATTAAGCCTGGACATGTTCAGATAGCTAATATGGAAGGCATAGGCTTGCCACTGGTGCCACCCGTCAAGAAAGTCGATGATCTTAAGAAAGAAAGTGAAAACCCAATGGAGGTTGACCAACAACAACCCATTGCGCGGCCGGTGAAGACGCCCAGCCCCGAGCTCAATCCCGAGAGTCTAGGTCTCGACATGTTGGCGAGTGTGATGCCGTCCAGTACAGTGCCCGCCTCCGGCTCGGAGTACAGCGTGGCCGAACCTCTATTCTCCAAAACAGATAAGATCCCTGGACTCGAGACACCCATGGAAGAGAAACCAGCTCCAGTACTGCCACTAATAGGCAACATTAATGTCAACGACCTTTTCGCAAAGCTGGTGGCAACTGGTATTGTACAAGTGCCGATCACTACCCAGCCTGAGCCTCAGGACGAAGCGAAGAGCAAACCTGAAGAAGTTAAGAATAAGACAAAGGAAGATAAGAACATTATCCACAAAGTAGACTTTATGAAGTCCGAGACATTCAGAGT TAAACAACCGGGACTGGTGGCTAAGTTGTACGGCGGGATGCAGTGTTCAGGGTGTGGGGCTCGGTTCCCGCCCGAGCACACGGTGCGCTACTCGCAACACTTGGACTGGCACTTCCGACAGAACCGCCGCGACCGGGACTCGGCGCGCCGCGCGCACTCACGACACTGGCACTACGACCTATCCGACTGGGTGCAGTACGAGGAGGTCGAGGACTTGGAGGAGAGAG AGAAGAGTTGGTTCGAGACGGGCGGTAACCCCGCGGTGTCCGGCGAGGGCGCTGTGGAgccgccggcgccggcgccgctGGCGACGCCGTCGGCCGCGGCGTCCGCGCCCGCCTCGCACTGCTGCGCGCTCTGCGGGGACATGTTCCAGCAGTTCTACAACGAGGACAAGGAGGAGTGGCACCTCAGGAATGCTATCAAACATAATGATGACTACTATCACCCGCTCTGCTTCGAGGACTACAAAACGTCACTGACAAAGGCAGAAGAACCGAAAGTAAAGGAATCTTCTGATGATGTCGCAACCGAGGAAAAGACAGAGGAGGAAGCCATTGAGATCAAAGATGTGGATGAGACTGCGGAGCAGTCTGACAACGAGTCTGTGGTTGAAGTCGTCGAGGACCCGAGGGATTTGGACCCTGTTGAA ATCGACGAGGAGGAAGATGATGAAGATGACGTCGTTTTCAAGGCAGAGCCAGTGGTCCAGGTTGTGGTTGAAGATGATGTTGACACGGACGACGAACTTACTGCGGAAAGAGCTGAGCGAGATCGCCTCGCAGAGATTGATTTTACTAAGATCAAGGTTAAGCAGGAACCCATCGACCCAG ATGACGAACCAATCTTAACCGCGGAAGAAGAGACCATCCAAGCGCGGATAGACCACACACATCCTACAGTGGAGTCATCTATCGACGGGAACCTACAACTGGATGCAGCAAGCATTCCCACTGCCTCCATCCCCATTGGCGGAATCCGCATCAACATCTCCAAATCCTTGCCATCCTTCGTAAACAACCAGAATCAGGAAGATAAAATGCTGGAAGATGTGAGTGCTGATGATGAGCCTTTGCCACCAGGTGAGGAACCTGAACTAGAATACACCTTGAAACCAGCACTTGAGGGTGTCCAGTTCAGCAGACAACCTCCGGTCAACAAAGGCAATGAGCTCTCTGGATTGTGCTCCATCATGTAA
- the LOC118270924 gene encoding pre-mRNA cleavage complex 2 protein Pcf11 isoform X4: MSKEVAEEYASSLADLTVNSKPLINMLTILAEENIDHAGVIVETVEKHLEKVHPDIKLPVLYLVDSIIKNVGGAYTQKFSQSIVNMFTRTFKQVIIVDEKIRSQMFKLRETWHDVFPATKLYQLDVKVNLIDPAWPIQAQPQQSNIHVNPNFLKKTTATTSTTVTPAAVVPAEEDEKMRNILAKKEQELLMLQRKKVEMELEQMRRQVELAEKTVTKKVPGTGPTNVNAVNMAAPTPAPAAALLPEGTTNISAKQRLGPPVPKSTGRIAPVSASLASARRDPRLARLQQAAGAMSAAPSPPVAVVAPAAAPLAPIAPNVFDIKPLERVTKRKNVITIDVRQDAEPARPATRDPRRRDPRLEKRDPRRTRPREERERRREELRRAESERNHTDTKPEAERNPMPAYVDKLPDPKKISKMPPIPKITRPEVKRDSEAVPAKRKRDNVRTERRRRREELAQKEGERAKAAAAAPAGPASAVSPAADKKRASPELVAFKELRNYHKEHYMRRNRDKSASPEHAESGAEGAVSSEPPSVPEIISETKDVDLRVLPAVVTEAKAASVGQKRSSTETAEVKAKKTKIDKFDVLFGNEDVDLRQLPQVDEVNAPPPPSITGSPKSDNKVDDDVPMVSPPKGSPKRDWNEIKKREKTPSKLDLVRAKFAEVTKGKDRLGRPLLFSKSPSIERERRRTLSSEDTDLREDDEQGFVENKKSISIIMSQAKEHFTDGQLDKNQYNTLMYQILQLNEKLKLKEAKQRESLEISKRKLKATIEENHKVPSPKSSPNERNRFGDIDERITPSVFLDTPPDSQGMLGQDSDMRLGAEALDMKTKGLLPIPPMMPMFGPYQQQMPWRGPRPRAGEEFGPRRFRGPMPPYFRAGKFDKRAGRPPFDPRMAMPPLPTPKIGMCQGECPLTPYERSESPPPLGAPGFAIPPTDFKVIEYIDQDPFKTIQIDGIPREIRFYGNTAVIMLDWDDPREIKFLPGCRRVTFDNKDSVVLTFNEGYKQVEFDDQVFDIKFGAPTRELYINGRWYECFFGGQPLGVIIDGKPRLVHLEGPMPQVDIGKAKRTDLVAGKINLIVNATQMHPVYLDAKVQKILVNGQYLTVRFVDSLRTVLINEQPFKVEFGGLPKPIVVGSEKYFVRFSALPRNIKPGHVQIANMEGIGLPLVPPVKKVDDLKKESENPMEVDQQQPIARPVKTPSPELNPESLGLDMLASVMPSSTVPASGSEYSVAEPLFSKTDKIPGLETPMEEKPAPVLPLIGNINVNDLFAKLVATGIVQVPITTQPEPQDEAKSKPEEVKNKTKEDKNIIHKVDFMKSETFRVKQPGLVAKLYGGMQCSGCGARFPPEHTVRYSQHLDWHFRQNRRDRDSARRAHSRHWHYDLSDWVQYEEVEDLEEREKSWFETGGNPAVSGEGAVEPPAPAPLATPSAAASAPASHCCALCGDMFQQFYNEDKEEWHLRNAIKHNDDYYHPLCFEDYKTSLTKAEEPKVKESSDDVATEEKTEEEAIEIKDVDETAEQSDNESVVEVVEDPRDLDPVEFLLALSRSTRRKMMKMTSFSRQSQWSRLWLKMMLTRTTNLLRKELSEIASQRLILLRSRLSRNPSTQMTNQS; the protein is encoded by the exons ATGTCCAAGGAAGTAGCGGAAGAGTATGCTTCCAGTTTAGCGGACCTAACCGTCAACAGCAAGCCGCTGATAAATATGTTGACTATTCTCGCAGAAGAGAACATCGACCACGCCGGGGTTATCGTTGAAACGGTGGAGAAGCATTTAGAGAAG GTACACCCAGACATCAAGCTGCCAGTACTGTATTTAGTTGATTCAATTATCAAGAATGTCGGTGGAGCCTACACACAGAAGTTTTCTCAAAGCATTGTCAATATGTTTACCAGGACTTTCAAACAGGTAATTATT GTGGATGAAAAAATCAGGTCTCAGATGTTTAAGCTACGTGAGACTTGGCACGATGTCTTTCCTGCTACCAAGCTGTATCAGCTGGATGTCAAAGTGAACTTGATCGACCCAGCATGGCCCATACAAGCGCAGCCGCAGCAGTCAAACATCCATGTAAATCCAAATTTTCTGAAAAAG ACTACTGCTACCACCAGCACTACAGTCACTCCAGCCGCAGTCGTCCCTGCTGAAGAGGACGAGAAGATGAGGAATATCCTCGCCAAGAAAGAACAGGAGCTCCTCATGCTGCAGAGGAAGAAAGTAGAAATGGAACTGGAACAGATGCGGCGGCAGGTCGAGCTTGCCGAGAAAACTGTTACTAAAAAG GTGCCGGGCACAGGCCCCACGAATGTAAACGCTGTCAATATGGCCGCGCCCACTCCTGCGCCTGCGGCCGCCTTGTTGCCTGAAGGGACAACCAATATATCCGCCAAACAGCGGCTCGGACCG CCGGTACCTAAGAGCACGGGCCGCATCGCCCCAGTGAGCGCGTCCCTAGCGAGCGCCCGGCGCGACCCCCGGCTGGCGCGCCTGCAGCAGGCCGCCGGCGCTATGTCGGCCGCGCCGTCGCCGCCCGTCGCCGTCGtggcgcccgccgccgcgccgctcgcgcccatcgcgcccaaCGTCTTCGACATCAAGCCTCTGGAGCGCGTCACTAAACGGAAGAATGTCATAACCATTGACGTGCGGCAGGACGCGGAGCCCGCCCGGCCCGCCACCAGGGACCCGCGCCGCCGCGACCCGCGTCTCGAGAAGCGCGACCCGCGCCGTACTCGTCCGCGTGAGGAACGGGAACGGAGGCGCGAAGAACTGCGGCGAGCAGAGTCAGAACGCAACCATACCGACACTAAACCTGAGGCGGAGCGTAATCCGATGCCCGCTTATGTCGATAAGTTGCCAGACCCAAAGAAAATTAGTAAAATGCCGCCCATACCCAAAATTACCCGGCCAGAAGTCAAGCGAGACAGCGAAGCCGTGCCCGCCAAACGGAAGCGAGACAATGTGCGCACGGAGCGTCGGCGGCGGCGCGAGGAGCTGGCGCAGAAGGAAGGCGAGCGCGCCAAGGCCGcggccgccgcgcccgccgggCCAGCGTCAGCGGTGTCGCCTGCTGCGGACAAGAAGCGAGCGTCGCCGGAGCTGGTGGCGTTCAAGGAGTTGCGCAACTACCACAAGGAGCACTATATGCGCCGCAACCGCGACAAGTCGGCCAGTCCGGAGCACGCCGAGTCGGGCGCGGAAGGCGCCGTGAGCTCCGAGCCCCCAA GTGTTCCAGAAATCATATCGGAGACTAAGGATGTAGATCTTCGAGTTTTACCCGCAGTGGTAACTGAGGCTAAAGCCGCTTCCGTGGGACAGAAGCGATCTTCCACAGAGACTGCGGAAGTTAAAGCTAAGAAAACTAAGATTGACAAGTTTGATGT GTTGTTTGGCAATGAAGACGTCGACTTACGCCAACTGCCCCAGGTAGATGAGGTGAATGCCCCGCCGCCACCGTCCATCACTGGCTCGCCGAAGTCCGACAACAAGGTTGATGACGATGTACCAATGGTGTCACCACCCAAAGGTTCACCGAAAAGGGATTGGAATGAGATCAAGAAGAGAGAGAAAACTCCTTCAAAGCTCGACCTCGTCAGAGCCAAGTTTGCAGAAGTAACGAAGGGCAAAGATAGACTCGGCCGTCCTCTACTGTTCAGCAAATCGCCAA gTATCGAAAGAGAAAGGCGACGTACTTTGTCAAGCGAGGATACCGATCTACGAGAAGATGATGAGCAAGGTTTCGTCGAAAACAAAAAATCGATTTCAATTATAATGTCTCAAGCAAAGGAACACTTCACAGATGGACAATTAGACAAGAACCAATACAACACGTTAATGTACCAAATCCTTCAACTTAATGAGAAACTCAAGTTGAAGGAGGCTAAACAGAGAGAATCTTTAGAAATTTCTAAAAGGAAGCTAAAAGCTACAATAGAAGAAAACCACAAAGTACCAAGCCCGAAATCTTCACCCAATGAACGAAACAGGTTCGGAGATATCGATGAGAGAATCACGCCGTCTGTATTCCTAGACACGCCGCCCGATAGCCAGGGCATGTTGGGACAGGACTCCGATATGCGACTCGGTGCTGAAGCCCTTGATATGAAGACAAAGGGTTTGCTCCCCATCCCGCCCATGATGCCAATGTTCGGCCCTTACCAGCAACAGATGCCGTGGCGAGGACCGAGACCACGGGCAGGTGAAGAATTCGGTCCTAGACGGTTCCGAGGTCCAATGCCACCATACTTCCGAGCAGGCAAGTTTGATAAGAGGGCTGGTAGACCACCTTTTGACCCTCGTATGGCGATGCCTCCGCTACCTACACCCAAAATTGGTATGTGTCAAGGAGAGTGTCCTCTAACACCATACGAACGAAGCGAATCTCCACCTCCATTAGGAGCTCCAGGCTTTGCTATCCCACCTACAGATTTTAAGGTGATTGAGTACATAGACCAAGATCCATTCAAAACGATTCAAATAGATGGGATTCCTAGAGAAATCAGGTTTTACGGAAACACCGCCGTAATTATGCTGGATTGGGATGATCCAAGGGAAATCAAGTTCCTACCTGGATGTAGACGAGTAACGTTTGACAACAAAGACTCAGTAGTTCTAACTTTCAATGAAGGCTACAAGCAAGTCGAGTTTGATGATCAAGTATTTGACATTAAATTTGGTGCACCGACTCGTGAGCTGTATATAAACGGCAGGTGGTACGAATGTTTCTTCGGTGGACAGCCATTAGGCGTAATTATTGACGGTAAACCAAGATTGGTTCATTTGGAAGGGCCTATGCCTCAAGTGGACATCGGCAAAGCTAAACGCACCGACTTGGTAGCTGGTAAAATCAACCTCATAGTGAATGCCACACAAATGCACCCAGTGTACTTGGATGCTAAGGTACAAAAGATTTTGGTCAATGGACAGTACCTGACGGTGCGCTTCGTAGATTCATTGCGCACGGTTTTAATCAATGAACAGCCTTTTAAAGTAGAGTTTGGAGGTCTTCCCAAGCCCATTGTTGTCGGCAGCgagaaatattttgtaaggTTCTCCGCTCTGCCGAGGAATATTAAGCCTGGACATGTTCAGATAGCTAATATGGAAGGCATAGGCTTGCCACTGGTGCCACCCGTCAAGAAAGTCGATGATCTTAAGAAAGAAAGTGAAAACCCAATGGAGGTTGACCAACAACAACCCATTGCGCGGCCGGTGAAGACGCCCAGCCCCGAGCTCAATCCCGAGAGTCTAGGTCTCGACATGTTGGCGAGTGTGATGCCGTCCAGTACAGTGCCCGCCTCCGGCTCGGAGTACAGCGTGGCCGAACCTCTATTCTCCAAAACAGATAAGATCCCTGGACTCGAGACACCCATGGAAGAGAAACCAGCTCCAGTACTGCCACTAATAGGCAACATTAATGTCAACGACCTTTTCGCAAAGCTGGTGGCAACTGGTATTGTACAAGTGCCGATCACTACCCAGCCTGAGCCTCAGGACGAAGCGAAGAGCAAACCTGAAGAAGTTAAGAATAAGACAAAGGAAGATAAGAACATTATCCACAAAGTAGACTTTATGAAGTCCGAGACATTCAGAGT TAAACAACCGGGACTGGTGGCTAAGTTGTACGGCGGGATGCAGTGTTCAGGGTGTGGGGCTCGGTTCCCGCCCGAGCACACGGTGCGCTACTCGCAACACTTGGACTGGCACTTCCGACAGAACCGCCGCGACCGGGACTCGGCGCGCCGCGCGCACTCACGACACTGGCACTACGACCTATCCGACTGGGTGCAGTACGAGGAGGTCGAGGACTTGGAGGAGAGAG AGAAGAGTTGGTTCGAGACGGGCGGTAACCCCGCGGTGTCCGGCGAGGGCGCTGTGGAgccgccggcgccggcgccgctGGCGACGCCGTCGGCCGCGGCGTCCGCGCCCGCCTCGCACTGCTGCGCGCTCTGCGGGGACATGTTCCAGCAGTTCTACAACGAGGACAAGGAGGAGTGGCACCTCAGGAATGCTATCAAACATAATGATGACTACTATCACCCGCTCTGCTTCGAGGACTACAAAACGTCACTGACAAAGGCAGAAGAACCGAAAGTAAAGGAATCTTCTGATGATGTCGCAACCGAGGAAAAGACAGAGGAGGAAGCCATTGAGATCAAAGATGTGGATGAGACTGCGGAGCAGTCTGACAACGAGTCTGTGGTTGAAGTCGTCGAGGACCCGAGGGATTTGGACCCTGTTGAA TTTCTTTTGGCACTTTCCAGATCGACGAGGAGGAAGATGATGAAGATGACGTCGTTTTCAAGGCAGAGCCAGTGGTCCAGGTTGTGGTTGAAGATGATGTTGACACGGACGACGAACTTACTGCGGAAAGAGCTGAGCGAGATCGCCTCGCAGAGATTGATTTTACTAAGATCAAGGTTAAGCAGGAACCCATCGACCCAG ATGACGAACCAATCTTAA